One Clostridia bacterium DNA segment encodes these proteins:
- a CDS encoding sialidase family protein codes for MTKIKLIHMDTLSCEPIVRRMPNGDLLTVCQCGDVKEPAPLNRVYAFRSKDEGMTWSQKELVYPEDGQAVYNTEVMVLGNEVTLFLTVHNGYFVDWKCIMMKSYDSGYTWVNAGATPYLETYTFVRGQITLK; via the coding sequence ATGACAAAAATCAAATTAATACACATGGATACTTTGAGTTGTGAGCCCATTGTTCGCAGAATGCCCAATGGAGATTTGTTGACAGTTTGCCAATGCGGAGATGTGAAAGAACCAGCGCCGTTAAACAGGGTATATGCCTTTCGCAGCAAAGACGAAGGTATGACTTGGAGCCAAAAAGAACTTGTTTATCCCGAAGACGGACAGGCTGTATATAATACAGAAGTTATGGTTCTCGGCAACGAAGTAACACTGTTTTTGACTGTTCATAATGGCTATTTTGTTGATTGGAAATGTATTATGATGAAAAGCTATGACAGCGGTTACACATGGGTTAATGCTGGAGCTACACCGTATTTGGAAACTTACACCTTTGTAAGAGGTCAGATAACTTTAAAAAA